A section of the Chlorocebus sabaeus isolate Y175 chromosome 17, mChlSab1.0.hap1, whole genome shotgun sequence genome encodes:
- the B3GALT4 gene encoding beta-1,3-galactosyltransferase 4, with translation MPLRLFRRLLLTALLLVIVWTLFGPSGLGEELLSLSLASLLPAPASPGPPLALPRLLIPNQEACGGPGAPPFLLILVCTAPENLNQRNAIRASWGGLREARGLRVQTLFLLGEPNAQHPVWGSQGNDLASESAAQGDILQAAFQDSYRNLTLKTLSGLNWAEKHCPMARYVLKTDDDVYVNVPELVSELVLRGGRWEHWERSTEPHREAEVGNEQQEGGQALHSEEVPLLYLGRVHWRVNPSRTPGGRHRVSEEQWPHTWGPFPPYASGTGYVLSASAVQLILKVASRAPPLPLEDVFVGVSARRGGLAPTQCVKLAGATHYPLDRCCYGKFLLTSHRLDPWKMQEAWKLVGGSDGERTAPFCSWFQGVLGILRCRAIAWLHS, from the coding sequence ATGCCGCTCAGGCTCTTCCGGCGCCTGCTCCTCACCGCTCTGTTGCTAGTGATCGTCTGGACCCTCTTCGGGCCTTCGGGGTTGGGGGAGGAGCTGCTGAGCCTCTCACTAGcctccctgctcccagcccccGCCTCACCGGGGCCGCCCCTGGCCCTGCCCCGCCTCTTGATCCCCAACCAGGAAGCTTGCGGTGGTCCCGGGGCTCCTCCCTTCCTGCTCATCCTGGTGTGCACGGCTCCGGAAAACCTGAACCAGAGAAACGCCATTCGGGCCTCGTGGGGCGGGCTGCGCGAGGCCCGGGGACTCAGGGTACAGACGCTATTCCTGCTGGGAGAGCCGAACGCACAGCACCCCGTGTGGGGCTCCCAGGGGAACGACCTGGCCTCGGAGTCAGCAGCCCAGGGGGATATCTTGCAGGCCGCCTTCCAGGACTCCTACCGCAACCTCACCCTCAAGACCCTCAGCGGGCTGAACTGGGCTGAGAAACACTGCCCTATGGCCCGATACGTCCTCAAGACGGACGATGATGTGTATGTCAACGTTCCCGAACTGGTATCAGAGCTGGTCTTGCGAGGGGGCCGTTGGGAGCACTGGGAGAGAAGCACGGAACCCCACAGAGAGGCCGAGGTTGGAAATGAACAGCAGGAAGGAGGCCAGGCCTTGCACAGCGAGGAAGTGCCTCTTCTGTACCTGGGCCGGGTGCACTGGCGAGTAAACCCCTCTCGGACACCAGGGGGCAGGCACCGTGTATCAGAGGAGCAGTGGCCTCACACCTGGGGCCCCTTCCCACCCTATGCCTCAGGCACGGGGTATGTGCTGTCAGCGTCTGCTGTGCAGCTCATTCTCAAGGTGGCTAGCCGGGCACCCCCTCTCCCGTTAGAGGATGTCTTTGTGGGGGTCAGTGCCCGACGAGGAGGCCTCGCCCCAACACAGTGTGTCAAGCTGGCTGGTGCCACCCACTACCCACTAGACCGGTGCTGCTATGGGAAATTCCTGCTGACATCCCACAGGCTGGACCCCTGGAAGATGCAGGAAGCCTGGAAGCTGGTGGGTGGCTCTGACGGGGAAAGGACTGCGCCCTTTTGCTCCTGGTTCCAGGGAGTCCTGGGCATCCTGCGGTGTCGAGCAATAGCCTGGCTTCACAGCTGA
- the WDR46 gene encoding WD repeat-containing protein 46 produces MGEVETAPKPGTDVPPKKDKLQTKRKKLRRYWEEETVPTTDGASSGPPCNKKNRERRPQRPKNAHILKKSRISKKPQVPKKRREWKNPESQRSLSGAQDPFPGPAPVPVEVVQKFCRIDKSRKLPRSKAKTRSRLEVAEAEEEETSIKAARSELLLAEEPGFLEGEDGEDTAKICQADIVEAVDIASAAKHFDLNLRQFGPYRLNYSRTGRHLAFGGRRGHVAALDWVTKKLMCEINVMEAVRDIRFLHSEALLAVAQNRWLHIYDNQGIELHCIRRCDRVTRLEFLPFHFLLATASETGFLTYLDVSVGKIVAALNARAGRLDVMSQNPYNAVIHLGHSNGTVSLWSPAMKEPLAKILCHRGGVRAVAVDSTGTYMATSGLDHQLKIFDLRGTYQPLSTRTLPHGAGHLAFSQRGLLVAGMGDVVNIWAGQGKASPPSLEQPYLTHRLSGPVHGLQFCPFEDVLGVGHSGGITSMLVPGAGEPNFDGLESNPYRSRKQRQEWEVKALLEKVPAELICLDPRALAEVDVISLEQGKKERIERLGYDPEAKAPFQPKPKQKGRSSTASLVKRKRKVMDEEHRDKVRQSLQQQQQQQHKEAKAKSTGARPSALDRFVR; encoded by the exons ATGGGCGAGGTGGAGACAGCCCCCAAGCCGGGCACGGATGTCCCGCCcaagaaagacaaacttcagaCCAAGAGAAAG AAACTGCGGCGATACTGGGAGGAAGAGACCGTTCCGACTACAGACGGAGCCTCTTCAGGGCCTCCTTGTAACAAGAAGAATCGGGAGCGCCGTCCTCAGAGACCAAAAAATGCTCACATATTAAAGAAGTCTCGGATCTCTAAGAAGCCTCAGGTCCCGAAGAAACGCCGAGAATGGAAGAACCCGGAGTCCCAGCGGAGCTTGTCCGGG GCCCAAGATCCAttcccaggccccgcccccgtcCCTGTGGAGGTGGTCCAGAAGTTCTGTCGCATTGACAAATCCCGAAAG CTACCACGTTCTAAAGCCAAAACTCGAAGCCGACTTGAGGTGGCTGAAGCTGAAGAAGAGGAAACAAGTATCAAAGCTGCTCGTTCTGAGCTGCTGCTTGCTGAGGAACCTGG GTTTCTGGAAGGGGAGGATGGGGAAGACACAGCAAAGATATGCCAGGCTGACATTGTGGAGGCAGTGGACATTGCCAGTGCAGCCAAG cactttgacttGAATCTGAGGCAATTTGGGCCCTACAGACTAAACTACTCTCGAACTGGAAG ACACCTGGCTTTTGGAGGGCGCCGAGGTCATGTGGCTGCCCTTGACTGGGTAACAAAGAAGCTTATGTGCGAGATCAACGTCATGGAGGCAGTGCGGGACATCCG GTTTCTCCATTCTGAGGCACTGCTTGCTGTTGCCCAGAACCGCTGGCTCCACATCTATGACAATCAGGGCATTGAACTCCACTGTATCCGCCGGTGTGACCGAGTGACACGGCTTGAGTTCCTGCCCTTCCACTTCCTCCTGGCTACAGCT tcaGAAACAGGGTTTCTGACCTACCTGGATGTATCAGTGGGGAAGATCGTGGCAGCTCTGAATGCTCGAGCTGGGCGGCTCGATGTCATGAGTCAGAACCCTTACAATGCCGTCATCCATCTCGGACACAGCAATG GTACTGTGTCTTTATGGAGTCCAGCTATGAAGGAGCCACTGGCAAAGATTCTCTGTCATCGTGGTGGGGTCCGGGCTGTGGCAGTAGATTCTACAGGCAC GTACATGGCCACCTCTGGCCTAGACCACCAGCTGAAGATCTTTGACTTGAGAGGGACCTACCAGCCTCTGAGCACTCGGACCCTGCCCCATGGAGCAGGGCACCTGGCCTTCTCCCAGAGGGGACTGCTGGTGGCGGGAATGGGTGACGTTGTCAACatctgggcagggcagggcaaggcCAGCCCACCCTCCCTTGAACAGCCGTACCTCACCCACCGGCTCTCAGGCCCTGTGCATGGCCTTCAGTTCTGCCCCTTTGAAGATGTGCTAGGGGTGGGGCACAGTGGGGGCATCACCAGCATGCTGGTCCCTG gGGCCGGTGAGCCCAACTTTGATGGCCTGGAGAGTAATCCTTACAGAAGCCGGAAGCAACGCCAGGAGTGGGAGGTGAAGGCCCTGCTAGAGAAG GTACCTGCAGAGCTTATTTGTCTTGACCCACGAGCCCTGGCCGAGGTGGACGTCATCTCTCTGGAGCAGGGAAAGAAGGAGCGGATAGAGAGGCTG GGCTACGACCCGGAGGCTAAGGCTCCCTTCCAGCCAAAGCCAAAGCAGAAGGGCCGCAGCTCCACAGCAAGCCtggtgaagaggaagaggaaggtcaTGGATGAGGAACACAGG GACAAGGTCCGGCAGAgccttcagcagcagcagcagcagcagcataagGAAGCGAAGGCCAAGTCCACGGGGGCCCGGCCATCTGCCCTGGACAGATTTGTGCGCTGA